The Salinibacterium sp. M195 genome includes a window with the following:
- a CDS encoding ROK family transcriptional regulator has translation MGFTNGKALRPTAKVLPEHARNHNRSLVIQTLYRQGELSRADIARETGLTRVTISDLVAELIVDGLVIETGQREGSRPGKPATMLELNAEAFDLVGVDLSDYSTFRGAVMDLHGAIRHRHEIALDDSSGADATTKVIALMEALLANVTRPVLGVGIGSPGIVDLAGVVLSAPNLGWDDLPLQSMLTERFDLPVVVANDANVAALAEHSFGGAASDMMLVKVGHGVGAGLLLGGIPLFGSTFAAGEIGHVVVGTDGGLECACGKTGCLETWLAAPRLDAALAGTSNEEERNTVLAEAGQRLGIALAPVVGALNLSEVVLSGPTPLLEGALKQATIETLRARTMAKFHGDLTVRMTALGEDIVMRGAAVMVLSAQLGVS, from the coding sequence ATGGGGTTCACCAACGGGAAAGCACTACGGCCAACGGCAAAAGTGCTGCCCGAGCACGCACGCAATCACAACAGATCACTCGTGATTCAAACGCTCTACCGCCAAGGCGAACTGAGCCGCGCCGACATCGCGCGCGAAACCGGCCTCACCCGCGTCACGATCTCAGACCTTGTTGCCGAACTCATCGTTGATGGGCTGGTGATTGAAACCGGGCAACGAGAAGGCAGTCGCCCGGGTAAACCCGCGACAATGCTCGAGCTGAACGCCGAAGCCTTCGACCTTGTCGGTGTCGACCTCAGCGACTACAGCACCTTCCGCGGCGCCGTTATGGATCTGCATGGAGCGATCCGCCACCGTCACGAGATCGCACTAGACGACAGCAGCGGTGCGGATGCCACCACCAAAGTCATTGCGCTAATGGAAGCCCTTCTCGCCAACGTCACCCGCCCCGTGCTCGGCGTCGGTATCGGATCACCCGGAATCGTCGACCTCGCGGGTGTCGTGTTGAGCGCACCTAACCTTGGCTGGGACGACCTGCCGCTTCAGAGCATGCTCACCGAACGATTCGATCTGCCCGTTGTCGTCGCCAACGATGCCAACGTCGCCGCGCTGGCCGAGCACAGCTTCGGCGGTGCGGCTAGCGACATGATGCTCGTCAAGGTCGGTCACGGTGTCGGCGCGGGACTGCTCTTGGGCGGCATCCCGCTTTTCGGAAGCACCTTTGCGGCTGGCGAAATCGGCCACGTCGTTGTCGGTACCGACGGCGGGTTGGAATGTGCGTGCGGCAAGACCGGGTGCCTAGAGACGTGGCTCGCGGCACCGCGGTTGGATGCAGCGCTAGCTGGCACATCCAATGAAGAAGAACGAAACACGGTTCTAGCAGAAGCAGGGCAACGCCTCGGCATCGCCCTAGCCCCTGTTGTCGGGGCGCTCAATCTTTCAGAGGTTGTGTTAAGCGGTCCGACCCCATTGCTTGAGGGTGCGCTGAAGCAAGCCACCATCGAGACACTCCGCGCGCGAACGATGGCCAAGTTTCACGGCGATCTGACGGTGCGGATGACAGCGCTCGGAGAGGACATTGTCATGCGCGGCGCAGCCGTGATGGTGCTCTCCGCGCAACTCGGAGTCTCATAG
- a CDS encoding zinc-binding dehydrogenase, which yields MSKANSRGIVAYMEAPGVLRLALATVPEPESGGIVMRNSLANVCGSELHIWAGKHPVKKRGGLGHEVVGTIERLGDDVTMDNRGQPLAVGDRIVATYFQTCHRCFHCLEGEYNLCDNAYEFFSKQPEEAPHFHAAFSTHSYIHPRQHVYRVPDGLSDEIVVGANCALSQVMYGLDQINPGAGQTIVVQGAGGLGLYAVAVAKERGARVIVVDSVAARLEQAQAFGADAIVDISQHPQLDERVRIIRELTDGRGADAAVEVAGIPAAFAEGLQLLRRGGRYLVMGNLSPGVSIDYDPGLITRKALTIVHVDRYDGRYLWKALCFLERNAARLPLDRLSATVFGLENVQDALDRSLDRSVTRASIDMRSIDAMLEQLESDPDTQVLESGAPQNEKTES from the coding sequence ATGAGCAAGGCTAACTCGCGGGGCATCGTCGCCTATATGGAGGCACCCGGTGTGCTCCGTCTCGCCCTCGCCACCGTTCCAGAGCCAGAGAGTGGCGGGATTGTGATGCGAAATAGCCTGGCAAATGTGTGCGGCTCCGAGCTCCACATTTGGGCAGGAAAACACCCTGTCAAAAAACGTGGTGGTCTCGGCCACGAAGTGGTTGGCACTATCGAGCGACTCGGCGACGATGTCACCATGGACAACCGCGGTCAGCCGCTTGCCGTCGGAGATCGCATCGTGGCGACGTATTTCCAAACGTGCCATCGTTGCTTCCACTGTCTCGAGGGCGAGTACAACCTGTGCGACAACGCATATGAATTCTTTAGCAAGCAGCCTGAGGAAGCTCCCCACTTTCACGCGGCTTTTTCTACCCACAGCTACATCCACCCGCGTCAGCACGTTTACCGAGTTCCTGACGGACTCTCCGACGAGATAGTGGTCGGCGCAAATTGTGCGCTTAGCCAGGTGATGTACGGCTTAGACCAGATCAATCCAGGAGCGGGTCAGACAATTGTGGTCCAGGGCGCGGGCGGCCTTGGTCTTTATGCCGTCGCCGTGGCGAAAGAGCGTGGCGCGCGGGTTATCGTCGTGGACTCCGTCGCGGCACGGCTCGAACAGGCTCAAGCCTTTGGCGCAGACGCTATCGTCGACATTTCTCAGCATCCGCAACTCGACGAACGCGTGCGAATCATTCGCGAGCTCACGGATGGCCGTGGTGCAGATGCTGCCGTTGAAGTAGCCGGTATTCCTGCCGCCTTTGCAGAAGGGCTGCAATTGCTCCGACGCGGTGGTCGCTATCTCGTCATGGGCAACCTTTCCCCTGGAGTGAGTATCGACTACGATCCGGGGCTGATCACGCGTAAGGCATTGACCATTGTGCATGTTGACCGCTATGACGGTCGCTACCTCTGGAAGGCACTGTGTTTTCTGGAACGAAACGCTGCTCGGCTTCCGCTAGATCGGCTCAGCGCCACGGTTTTCGGACTTGAAAACGTGCAAGATGCGCTCGACCGTTCACTGGATCGCAGCGTGACGCGAGCGTCGATTGATATGCGTTCCATCGACGCGATGCTTGAGCAGCTCGAATCGGATCCTGACACGCAAGTTCTTGAAAGCGGAGCACCGCAGAATGAGAAAACTGAATCATGA
- a CDS encoding aldehyde dehydrogenase has protein sequence MSDKLLHWIDNEQVDSADGASVTTHSPVTGEPMTTLASGGEREVSLAVAAASAAAPLWRNTDAKQRGRLLHALSVAIRENSQSLADDEIAETGKPRSTALSEIANSADYFEYYAALVHLPAGEVINTKATEHTFTIREPIGVVAVITPWNVPLNQAARACAPALAAGNTVVIKPAEVTSRTTIRLAKLMGEVGIPAGVFNVVLGKGSVAGDALVRQDAVRKVAFTGSVGVGRLIGKIAADRIIPVTLELGGKSANIVFADADLDAAASETVRAFTSNAGQVCSAGTRLLVQSSIREEFLAKVVEQARTLSLGSDVGPLITRDQYLKVQEHLNLAPTEHAETLLGGIGATSDNAVGNYIPPTIYATQNSNSRIATEEIFGPVLVAITFESDEEAIRITNDSDYGLIAGVWTRDISRALTVARSLEVGQVFVNTWSTGAVETPFGGVKESGYGREKGIEALHHYTQLKCVVIATV, from the coding sequence ATGAGTGACAAACTGTTGCACTGGATTGACAACGAACAAGTAGATTCTGCTGACGGGGCGAGCGTCACCACGCACAGCCCGGTGACTGGCGAGCCGATGACGACGCTCGCTTCTGGCGGCGAGCGCGAAGTGTCACTTGCCGTTGCCGCGGCAAGCGCTGCCGCTCCGCTCTGGCGCAACACTGATGCCAAGCAGCGTGGACGCTTGCTGCATGCGCTCTCGGTCGCTATTCGTGAAAACTCGCAATCGCTTGCCGATGACGAGATCGCCGAAACAGGAAAGCCACGCTCAACCGCGCTCAGCGAGATCGCAAACTCCGCAGATTATTTCGAGTACTACGCAGCACTCGTGCACTTGCCTGCCGGTGAGGTCATCAATACGAAGGCAACGGAACACACCTTCACGATCAGAGAACCGATCGGTGTCGTTGCCGTCATCACCCCGTGGAATGTACCTCTCAATCAGGCTGCGCGCGCCTGCGCGCCTGCGCTTGCCGCGGGAAACACGGTGGTCATCAAACCTGCAGAGGTGACTTCTCGCACGACGATTCGCCTGGCGAAATTAATGGGCGAGGTGGGGATCCCTGCCGGTGTTTTCAACGTAGTGCTCGGCAAGGGAAGCGTTGCGGGTGATGCGCTGGTTCGCCAAGACGCGGTGCGAAAAGTTGCTTTCACGGGATCGGTCGGTGTCGGGCGCTTGATCGGCAAGATCGCCGCAGACCGCATTATTCCCGTAACGCTTGAGCTCGGCGGCAAGTCGGCGAATATTGTCTTCGCCGACGCTGACCTTGACGCTGCAGCTAGTGAGACGGTACGGGCCTTTACTTCGAACGCCGGTCAGGTCTGCTCTGCTGGTACTCGTCTACTTGTGCAGTCGTCCATTCGAGAAGAGTTTTTGGCGAAGGTGGTCGAGCAAGCGCGCACACTTTCTCTGGGCAGCGATGTGGGGCCGCTCATCACGCGCGACCAGTATCTCAAGGTGCAGGAGCACTTGAACCTAGCTCCCACTGAGCACGCAGAGACGCTCTTGGGGGGAATCGGCGCAACATCTGATAACGCGGTGGGAAACTATATTCCTCCTACGATCTACGCCACTCAGAATTCCAACTCACGAATTGCCACTGAAGAAATCTTCGGGCCGGTTCTCGTTGCTATCACTTTCGAGAGTGACGAGGAAGCGATCCGTATTACAAACGACTCCGACTACGGGCTCATTGCCGGCGTCTGGACTCGGGATATCTCGCGAGCGTTAACCGTCGCCCGTTCGCTCGAAGTGGGCCAGGTGTTTGTGAATACGTGGTCGACGGGTGCGGTGGAGACGCCCTTCGGCGGAGTGAAGGAGAGCGGCTACGGCCGAGAGAAGGGTATTGAAGCCCTTCATCACTACACTCAGCTCAAGTGTGTTGTGATTGCGACGGTCTGA
- a CDS encoding extracellular solute-binding protein, which produces MRKLSIAALGVVAALALASCSAGDSGSGEDATADLRVWLVGTDTPQEARDYLIDTFESENPGSTITIEEQAWGGLVDLLTTNLSGSDSPDLVEVGNTQAAAFTSAGAFLDLTADYDALGGDDLLPGFVEAGSYDDKFYAAPLYSGSRLVFYKKDALAGAGLSVPTTLDEYISNGVALADANPGASGIWWPGQDWYNALPFIWENGGEVATFEGGEWKSQFSSAESIAGIEQVQEVMTDASRAPKDANETNPQVGYCEGTTLQLSAPSWVKWSILAPLDAETPGCPDEEANLGVYAMPGKDGGAAQVFAGGSNIAVSANSAHPELAKKALAIILSDEFQSIYGANGLVPAKLSLADTLGTDEVAVAISEAAGAARLTPASPKWADVEASGALTDFFVQVAQGGDVSSLAKDLDAKIDSILNG; this is translated from the coding sequence GTGAGGAAACTCAGCATCGCGGCGCTTGGCGTCGTGGCAGCGTTAGCTCTGGCAAGTTGTTCAGCGGGAGACAGCGGCAGCGGCGAAGACGCCACCGCAGACCTGCGCGTGTGGTTGGTCGGAACGGATACTCCCCAAGAGGCCCGTGACTACCTGATCGACACCTTCGAGTCAGAAAACCCCGGATCGACAATCACCATCGAAGAGCAGGCGTGGGGTGGTCTCGTTGACCTTCTCACCACCAACCTCTCCGGCAGTGACAGCCCCGACCTCGTTGAGGTCGGCAACACTCAAGCAGCAGCATTTACGTCGGCGGGCGCATTCCTCGACCTCACTGCTGACTACGACGCCTTGGGTGGCGACGACCTTCTTCCCGGATTCGTGGAGGCTGGATCGTACGACGACAAGTTCTATGCAGCGCCGCTCTATTCGGGCTCGCGACTGGTCTTCTACAAGAAGGATGCCCTTGCTGGGGCGGGGCTGAGCGTTCCGACCACCCTCGACGAGTACATCAGCAACGGTGTCGCGCTCGCGGACGCTAACCCTGGCGCATCCGGAATCTGGTGGCCAGGACAGGACTGGTACAACGCGCTTCCCTTTATTTGGGAGAACGGTGGCGAAGTTGCCACCTTCGAGGGCGGCGAATGGAAGTCGCAGTTCTCGTCCGCTGAATCGATTGCCGGCATTGAGCAAGTGCAAGAGGTGATGACGGATGCGTCGCGCGCTCCGAAGGATGCCAACGAAACCAACCCACAGGTCGGTTACTGCGAGGGAACAACCTTGCAGCTATCTGCCCCCAGCTGGGTGAAGTGGTCGATTCTGGCTCCGCTCGATGCTGAAACTCCCGGTTGCCCCGATGAGGAAGCAAACCTTGGCGTGTACGCCATGCCCGGCAAGGATGGCGGGGCAGCGCAAGTCTTCGCTGGTGGATCAAACATTGCGGTCTCGGCTAACTCGGCTCACCCCGAACTCGCCAAGAAGGCACTGGCGATCATCTTGAGCGACGAGTTCCAGTCGATCTACGGCGCTAACGGCCTGGTTCCGGCCAAGCTGTCGCTTGCAGACACGCTGGGAACAGACGAGGTTGCTGTGGCAATCTCTGAAGCTGCCGGTGCTGCACGGTTGACCCCGGCATCCCCCAAGTGGGCCGACGTTGAAGCATCGGGCGCGCTGACCGACTTCTTCGTTCAGGTCGCTCAGGGAGGCGATGTTTCCTCGCTAGCTAAGGATCTCGACGCAAAGATCGACAGCATTCTCAACGGTTAG
- a CDS encoding carbohydrate ABC transporter permease → MSPNPSLDIAPRDVDGDSRVAPSQPGRQRAVKKPRAQFTPYSLLIPASAVLAAVIGWPLIQLVIMSFQEFGRAQVFGAPSPFIGFDNYIEVLTDQSFWLVMFRSFAFAAVCVTSTMVLGTLIALLMSELGKVMRLILSIGLLLAWAMPALTATIVWGWMFDTSYGVVNYVLTRWFGLDYIGHSWLIEPLSFFFVAALIVIWGAIPFVAFTVYAGLTQVPDEVLEASQLDGAGPVQRFRLIIFPYLRSIFLVVFILQIIWDLRVFTQIFALQGIGGIKDQTSTLGVYIYQNSLGTGEYGTGGAIAVITVIVITAISFYYVRQSVKEEEL, encoded by the coding sequence ATGTCACCGAATCCCTCCCTCGATATTGCTCCCCGCGATGTCGATGGCGACAGCCGTGTTGCGCCTTCGCAGCCTGGCCGTCAGCGTGCGGTAAAGAAGCCGCGCGCGCAATTCACCCCCTACTCTTTGCTGATTCCGGCAAGCGCAGTGCTTGCCGCCGTGATCGGTTGGCCGCTCATCCAACTCGTGATCATGTCGTTTCAGGAGTTTGGCCGCGCGCAAGTTTTTGGCGCACCATCACCCTTTATCGGCTTCGATAACTACATTGAAGTTCTGACCGATCAGTCGTTCTGGCTGGTAATGTTCCGCAGTTTCGCGTTCGCCGCAGTGTGCGTCACGAGCACCATGGTGCTGGGCACACTGATTGCGCTGCTGATGAGTGAGCTTGGCAAGGTCATGCGGCTCATCCTCTCGATCGGGCTTTTGCTGGCCTGGGCGATGCCAGCACTGACCGCCACGATCGTGTGGGGGTGGATGTTCGACACCAGCTACGGCGTTGTGAACTATGTGCTTACACGGTGGTTTGGGCTGGACTATATCGGGCACTCGTGGCTTATCGAGCCGCTCAGTTTCTTCTTTGTCGCCGCGCTCATCGTTATCTGGGGAGCTATTCCCTTTGTGGCTTTCACCGTCTATGCGGGGCTCACTCAGGTGCCAGATGAGGTTCTTGAGGCGTCGCAGTTGGATGGCGCGGGTCCAGTGCAGCGCTTCAGACTCATCATTTTCCCGTACCTGCGTTCCATCTTCTTGGTGGTTTTCATTCTGCAAATCATTTGGGATCTGCGCGTCTTCACTCAGATTTTCGCGCTGCAGGGAATTGGCGGGATCAAAGACCAGACCTCGACGCTTGGCGTCTACATTTACCAAAATTCGCTGGGAACAGGGGAGTACGGCACCGGTGGGGCCATCGCGGTTATTACCGTGATTGTGATTACCGCGATCTCGTTCTACTACGTTCGCCAAAGCGTCAAGGAGGAAGAGCT
- a CDS encoding GntR family transcriptional regulator, which produces MNLASGFDRGELSLKSRVISHIRDAILYGDLAPGRRLPERELCEQLGVSRTLIREAIQHLQAEGLVTAISHRGLTVSQLTDRDAREIFAVREVLEAFIGRLFAANAGVDVFDALETCVDELGNVGASGDYSATLRLKHEIYEILIQGCGSETVGNIHTQLNNRISLLRRRSLANPGRLQQSVLELKSIVAAARARDIQRTGELCAAHVRAAAAAAGYTEE; this is translated from the coding sequence GTGAACCTTGCCAGCGGATTCGACAGGGGAGAACTGTCGCTGAAGAGTCGCGTCATCTCTCACATTCGAGACGCGATTCTTTACGGAGATTTGGCACCCGGGCGGCGCCTTCCTGAGCGCGAACTCTGCGAGCAGCTGGGTGTGAGTCGCACGCTGATTCGCGAGGCAATTCAGCATCTTCAAGCAGAAGGTTTGGTTACGGCCATTTCACATCGGGGGCTCACCGTATCGCAGCTCACGGACCGTGATGCGCGCGAAATTTTTGCAGTTCGCGAGGTCCTTGAGGCGTTCATTGGGCGTCTTTTTGCGGCGAATGCAGGAGTCGACGTCTTTGACGCACTAGAGACTTGTGTCGATGAACTTGGCAACGTCGGTGCATCAGGCGACTACTCCGCCACTCTTAGGCTAAAACATGAAATCTACGAGATATTGATTCAGGGCTGCGGAAGCGAAACTGTCGGAAACATTCACACTCAATTGAACAACCGGATCTCGTTATTGCGTCGCCGTTCACTGGCGAACCCTGGTCGGCTTCAACAGTCGGTGCTTGAGTTGAAGAGCATTGTGGCTGCGGCGCGTGCGCGGGATATACAGCGCACCGGAGAGTTGTGCGCCGCCCACGTGCGAGCAGCAGCGGCCGCCGCTGGATATACCGAGGAGTAA
- a CDS encoding NAD(P)-dependent oxidoreductase, translating to MSAQRIRFIGLGKMGAPMAARLLEREIALELADADPDAVDAIVASYPGLASPAGECWAGTDIVILMLPGSPIIESVVGGAGALEGLDAGATIVDMSSAEPGSTVSLAAKAAAKGVRFVDAPVSGGVLRAKDGTLAIMVGGFSSDVADVSRLFEPLGTMMHVGPVGSGHAAKALNNLVSATTLAITAEAILAGEAFGIEPATMTQVLNSSSGRSNSSEVKMPKFILPETFDSGFALSLMAKDLRIAASLLPQVSAHGSVATSAIELWNAADSEYEPAADHTLIFEFLTRQQGRDDEQG from the coding sequence GTGTCAGCACAACGAATACGTTTCATCGGGCTCGGCAAGATGGGCGCGCCGATGGCGGCTCGCTTGCTCGAGCGTGAGATAGCGCTGGAACTTGCGGATGCTGACCCGGATGCTGTGGACGCCATCGTCGCTTCCTATCCGGGGCTTGCTAGCCCCGCTGGGGAGTGTTGGGCAGGAACCGACATCGTCATCCTGATGCTGCCTGGCTCTCCGATTATCGAATCTGTCGTGGGAGGTGCCGGCGCGCTAGAGGGGCTTGACGCTGGCGCCACCATCGTCGATATGAGCTCAGCGGAGCCTGGCAGCACGGTGTCGCTCGCTGCTAAGGCCGCCGCGAAGGGGGTGCGATTTGTCGATGCGCCAGTGTCCGGTGGAGTACTGCGTGCCAAGGATGGCACCCTCGCCATCATGGTGGGGGGATTCAGCAGCGACGTGGCAGATGTGTCGAGACTGTTCGAGCCTCTTGGCACGATGATGCATGTGGGTCCGGTGGGTTCGGGACACGCGGCGAAGGCTCTCAACAATCTTGTGTCGGCGACCACCCTCGCCATCACTGCCGAGGCCATTCTCGCCGGCGAAGCCTTCGGAATCGAGCCAGCAACGATGACTCAAGTTCTGAACTCATCGTCTGGCCGAAGCAATTCTTCCGAAGTGAAAATGCCGAAGTTCATTTTGCCTGAAACGTTCGATTCGGGGTTTGCGCTGAGCTTGATGGCCAAGGATCTCAGGATTGCGGCGTCGCTGCTGCCTCAGGTTTCAGCACATGGCTCGGTCGCAACGTCGGCCATCGAACTGTGGAACGCAGCAGACTCAGAGTATGAGCCAGCCGCCGATCACACCCTCATTTTTGAGTTCCTCACACGTCAGCAAGGAAGAGATGATGAGCAAGGCTAA
- the pcaC gene encoding 4-carboxymuconolactone decarboxylase: MMSTELFDRGMANRRAVLGDAHVDRSIASATEFSQELIEHVTKYCWGDIWDRPGLARRDRSIANLAMLTALNRGHELKVHVRGAINNGVTPDEIKEVLLQTAIYCGVPAAMESFRLAGEVIEQMAKE; this comes from the coding sequence ATTATGTCCACTGAATTATTTGACCGGGGAATGGCCAACCGCCGCGCTGTGCTAGGGGACGCCCACGTCGACCGCTCCATCGCGAGCGCAACAGAGTTCTCTCAAGAGTTGATCGAGCACGTCACCAAGTACTGCTGGGGAGACATCTGGGATCGCCCGGGGCTCGCCCGCCGCGATCGCAGCATCGCCAACCTTGCGATGCTGACCGCTCTTAATCGCGGTCATGAACTCAAGGTCCACGTTCGTGGCGCGATCAACAATGGCGTTACTCCTGATGAAATTAAAGAAGTTCTGCTCCAGACTGCGATCTACTGTGGCGTTCCTGCCGCGATGGAGAGCTTTCGGCTCGCAGGCGAAGTGATCGAACAAATGGCTAAGGAATAG
- a CDS encoding TRAP transporter large permease: protein MIDIAPALWASIFFGGLAILLLLRFHIAAALMTISVLGAILLYGPLPGVQLSVLAATSSISTFTLTAIPLFILMGELLFRSGLALAGIRALDLMFARVRGRVAYLTVGAGGVFGVLSGSAVASTGVLGGTLVPEMLRRGYSRRLAAGSVLGAGGLAMILPPSAVVIVWGATAGVPIGPLLIAGIIPGIMMALGYAFVVFIWSKFFGGAEPAATTKLAAQERPGSALGSTNDGADPAIAKKETREAWLAMVALGAIVATTLSVIIAGIATPSESASIGLVMTVIAVAAFKRLSIKVIVESVRQAILSTGMIFFLILGASIYAKVMAGSGVVREFVGALTSFSDNSYVLIVIMLVIVIVLGLFLESIALVLLTIPLFNPIISTLGIDPIWFGLMMIIAIQIGTVTPPMGMSLFVIKRYMPASMKMSEVYKAVLPFVSSDLLVIIVIMMFPILTSLLPSLM from the coding sequence ATGATCGACATTGCTCCCGCACTGTGGGCGAGCATTTTCTTCGGCGGACTAGCAATCTTGCTCTTGCTCCGCTTCCACATCGCCGCGGCCCTCATGACGATTTCAGTTCTCGGTGCGATCTTGCTTTACGGACCGCTGCCGGGCGTTCAGCTTTCAGTGCTCGCTGCCACCTCCAGCATCTCTACCTTCACCTTGACGGCGATACCGCTGTTCATTCTGATGGGTGAACTGCTGTTTCGCTCGGGGCTCGCCCTGGCAGGCATCCGCGCACTCGATTTGATGTTCGCACGAGTCCGTGGACGTGTCGCCTATCTAACTGTGGGCGCCGGGGGTGTATTCGGCGTACTTTCGGGCTCAGCCGTTGCCTCTACCGGCGTGCTCGGTGGAACCCTGGTACCTGAGATGTTGCGCCGAGGATACTCCCGCAGGCTTGCGGCAGGTTCCGTGCTCGGTGCCGGTGGGCTTGCAATGATTCTGCCGCCGAGCGCGGTGGTTATCGTCTGGGGCGCTACCGCGGGCGTGCCCATTGGTCCGCTCCTAATCGCAGGAATTATCCCCGGAATTATGATGGCCCTCGGGTACGCGTTTGTCGTGTTTATCTGGAGCAAATTCTTCGGGGGCGCCGAACCTGCTGCCACGACAAAGTTGGCGGCACAAGAACGGCCAGGATCGGCTTTGGGGTCCACGAATGATGGAGCGGATCCGGCTATCGCCAAGAAAGAGACCCGCGAAGCGTGGCTGGCCATGGTGGCCCTCGGCGCGATCGTCGCGACGACGCTTTCGGTGATCATCGCGGGTATTGCAACGCCATCCGAATCAGCCAGCATCGGCCTCGTGATGACTGTCATTGCCGTGGCCGCCTTCAAACGCTTGTCGATCAAGGTCATCGTCGAGAGCGTTCGACAGGCGATCCTCTCGACCGGAATGATTTTCTTCCTCATTCTCGGTGCGAGTATCTATGCAAAAGTGATGGCGGGAAGTGGCGTCGTCCGGGAATTTGTCGGAGCCTTGACGTCGTTTTCGGACAACAGCTACGTGCTCATTGTCATCATGCTCGTCATTGTCATCGTGCTTGGCCTGTTCCTCGAGTCGATTGCGCTTGTACTTCTCACCATCCCGCTGTTCAATCCGATTATTTCGACTCTAGGAATAGACCCGATCTGGTTCGGGCTGATGATGATCATCGCCATCCAGATTGGAACAGTTACTCCTCCGATGGGAATGTCGCTCTTCGTGATCAAGCGCTACATGCCAGCGTCAATGAAAATGAGCGAGGTCTATAAGGCCGTGCTGCCGTTCGTGAGCTCTGACCTTCTCGTGATCATCGTGATCATGATGTTCCCGATCCTCACCTCCCTACTGCCCAGTCTGATGTAG